One Miscanthus floridulus cultivar M001 chromosome 11, ASM1932011v1, whole genome shotgun sequence DNA window includes the following coding sequences:
- the LOC136494707 gene encoding protein NRT1/ PTR FAMILY 4.3-like yields the protein MAIRGFVDWRGNPIHREVHGGVRAAMFIYFLTAVTSMVNVPNLLNLVTYLHGTMHMGVSSSATTVTNFVGATSGFALIGAFLSDSYISRSRTILLFGPLEFLGFGLLALQAYLPSLHPPSCDIEDERTVCKEVHGWNATLLYAALYISAFGEGCIRACLPSLGADQFDHEDPTESRQQSSFFNWYTFGISLGGLVGLILIVWLETYKGWDIGLGLCAILVLLGLIVFATGLPFYRNQVPEGSPLTRILQVLVVAFRNRRLELPEKLEEAQEISTGAGIIEVLSRKNNLKFLDKACINSGKDGAWSHCSVAKVEETKIVLRMLPLFVSSMIGYVSNPIILTFTVQQGSMTNTRLGKIHISPASLFIIPITFQMVMLAIYDRFIVPFLRKRTGYASGITHLQRISLGFASMILASVIAALVERKRMDSATQMSLFWLAPQFFLLGVSDVTSFPGLLEFFNSEAPRGMKSIATALFWCEVGIASLLATFLVKAVNRATRRGHQGGWLEGTSLNNSRLDLFYWVVTVVGLLAFLNYLYWAKKYVYQQDPRVADEPSGDQDAP from the exons ATGGCAATTAGAGGCTTTGTGGACTGGAGAGGAAACCCCATACATAGAGAGGTACATGGAGGTGTTCGAGCAGCAATGTTTATATACT TCCTAACGGCTGTAACAAGCATGGTGAATGTCCCCAATTTGCTGAATTTGGTTACCTATCTCCACGGAACAATGCATATGGGCGTGTCGAGTTCTGCAACTACAGTAACTAATTTTGTCGGTGCCACAAGTGGGTTTGCTTTGATAGGGGCTTTTCTGTCTGACTCGTACATCAGTCGTTCTAGAACTATACTTCTCTTTGGTCCATTGGAGTTTCTG GGCTTTGGATTGCTTGCACTGCAAGCCTACCTTCCATCACTCCATCCACCATCGTGCGATATTGAAGATGAACGAACTGTCTGCAAAGAGGTTCATGGTTGGAATGCTACCCTATTATATGCAGCCTTGTATATCAGTGCATTTGGCGAAGGTTGCATCCGTGCTTGCTTGCCATCTCTCGGAGCAGACCAGTTTGACCATGAAGATCCCACTGAGTCCCGCCAACAGTCCAGCTTCTTTAACTGGTACACCTTTGGGATCTCCTTGGGTGGTTTAGTAGGATTAATTCTGATTGTGTGGCTCGAGACCTACAAGGGGTGGGACATTGGACTTGGCTTGTGTGCCATCCTTGTTCTGCTTGGGTTGATTGTGTTTGCCACTGGTCTCCCTTTCTACCGCAACCAAGTACCTGAAGGAAGCCCTCTAACTCGAATACTGCAG GTTCTTGTAGTTGCATTCAGAAACAGGAGGCTCGAGCTTCCCGAGAAGCTGGAAGAAGCACAGGAAATTAGTACTGGGGCAGGCATTATTGAAGTACTCTCCCGAAAAAATAACCTGAA ATTCCTCGACAAAGCTTGCATTAACAGTGGGAAAGATGGAGCCTGGTCACATTGCAGTGTGGCGAAGGTGGAAGAGACAAAGATTGTGCTTCGAATGCTTCCCCTGTTTGTCAGCTCCATGATCGGATATGTATCGAATCCTATCATCTTGACATTCACTGTGCAGCAAGGTAGCATGACAAACACAAGGCTTGGCAAGATCCACATCTCCCCGGCGTCACTCTTCATCATCCCTatcacattccagatggtaatgctCGCCATCTATGACCGGTTCATTGTGCCGTTCTTGCGCAAGCGCACTGGCTACGCCAGTGGCATCACTCACCTGCAGCGGATCAGCTTAGGCTTCGCCTCCATGATACTCGCATCAGTCATCGCAGCacttgttgagagaaagagaaTGGATTCTGCAACTCAGATGTCCCTGTTCTGGCTCGCGCCTCAGTTCTTCCTTCTGGGCGTGTCAGACGTGACATCGTTCCCGGGCCTCCTCGAGTTCTTCAATAGCGAGGCGCCACGGGGCATGAAATCCATCGCCACCGCATTGTTCTGGTGCGAGGTTGGGATCGCGTCATTGCTGGCCACTTTCCTGGTGAAAGCAGTGAACAGGGCCACGAGACGTGGGCACCAGGGAGGGTGGCTCGAGGGTACAAGTTTGAACAACAGCCGACTTGACCTGTTCTACTGGGTTGTGACCGTTGTCGGACTGCTTGCCTTCTTGAACTATCTGTACTGGGCGAAGAAGTATGTCTACCAGCAGGATCCACGCGTCGCTGATGAGCCATCAGGTGATCAAGATGCACCTTAA
- the LOC136490883 gene encoding phosphoglycolate phosphatase 1A, chloroplastic-like produces the protein MLQVRASPTFLPSTTSSSSQAPTPFPFSGKSQRRSGLVSAVAAPSANCAARRSVMAAAGAAPVAAKLEDADALIDSVETFIFDCDGVIWKGDKLIDGVPETLDLLRSKGKRLVFVTNNSTKSRKQYGKKFETLGMSIDEEEIFASSFAAAAYLQSIDFPKDKKVYVIGEEGILKELELAGFQYLGGPTDGDKKIELKPGFYMEHDEDVGAVVVGFDRYFNYYKVQYGTLCIRENPGCLFIATNRDAVTHLTDAQEWAGGGSMVGAILGSTKQEPLVVGKPSTFMMDYLAKKFGITTSQICMVGDRLDTDILFGQNGGCKTLLVLSGVTSLQTLQSPDNSIQPDFYTNQLSDFLTLKAATV, from the exons ATGCTCCAGGTTCGCGCGTCCCCGACcttcctcccctccaccacctcctcctcgtcgcAGGCGCCGACGCCCTTCCCGTTCTCGGGGAAGAGCCAGCGGCGCAGTGGGCTGGTCTCCGCGGTCGCGGCGCCATCGGCGAACTGCGCGGCGAGGAGGTCCGTGATGGCAGCGGCGGGGGCAGCCCCGGTGGCAGCCAAGCTCGAGGACGCCGACGCGCTCATCGACTCCGTCGAGACCTTCATCTTCGACTGCGACG GTGTGATCTGGAAGGGCGACAAGCTGATCGACGGCGTGCCGGAGACTCTTGACTTGCTCCGGTCAAAG GGCAAGAGGCTGGTGTTCGTGACCAACAACTCCACCAAATCGAGGAAGCAGTATGGCAAGAAGTTCGAGACGCTGGGAATGAGCATCGACGAG GAAGAGATCTTCGCTTCGTCTTTTGCAGCTGCTGCGTACCTGCAGTCCATCGATTTCCCCAAGGACAAGAAG GTGTATGTCATCGGAGAGGAAGGGATTCTGAAGGAGCTAGAGTTGGCTGGATTTCAGTACCTCGGAGGACCC ACAGATGGAGACAAGAAGATAGAGCTCAAGCCTGGTTTTTACATGGAGCATGACGAAGAT GTGGGAGCAGTTGTGGTTGGATTTGATCGCTACTTTAACTACTACAAAGTTCA GTATGGGACACTATGCATCCGTGAGAATCCAGGGTGCCTTTTCATCGCAACAAACAGGGATGCTGTCACTCATCTTACTGATGCCCAAGAATGGGCAG GTGGTGGATCAATGGTCGGTGCAATTCTTGGTTCAACTAAACAAGAACCGCTTGTAGTCGGGAAGCCATCCACTTTCATGATGGACTACCTGGCAAAGAA GTTCGGAATCACAACATCCCAGATATGCATGGTGGGTGACCGGTTGGATACTGATATCCTGTTTGGTCAAAACGGAGGCTGCAAGACTCTGCTTGTTCTCTCAG GTGTGACTTCCCTGCAGACACTTCAGAGCCCCGACAACTCGATCCAACCAGATTTCTACACAAATCAACTTTCAGATTTTCTCACCCTCAAAGCAGCAACTGTCTGA
- the LOC136490882 gene encoding uncharacterized protein translates to MLSYLQALWPFSALLREEDDLRASARLIGSLSVPEETKQFVLALREPGGSPQDRHRDSDGVIYILAAQNLSEQSASDAERLIKEVRPRAVVTQVARPALEDVRIEEDCLAGNGGGGMPVPASPFQVIKRCITEKRSKDQYVKAAACQVLQEIFGVGFYGHLLAAKRAAEETGSCFLLLESPYERNCGGVGSGSRNSAADDSSAQPLQASCLLAHNTTDDDSGLQLQANCLTPRSATSIVRSHGRNICLMDDNGGQLLKSLAPTLNFLMSQAVSSNAATECRPSECKPTDRYEAPPFAQSVYPLLADLYHIFVDIPSIGRATASAQKLLTQVHEGKPISSDMLSDVYVFRIAIEALRMGLNSAARSHIDTRDKHGSKDLDFSELQSDEKCHILLVQALRSQLREFGSVVAIVDASCLSGIRRHWNTPVPSEITQLASRCFNHYGAENDDKIEVPSADSTDKKSWISEKPVVAVGAGGTALLGFSSLSKSIQASAFLKLAPYKSPVVLKYGWMQLQRHVAIVLSKMLPHGVVTAGSKASALQFTASAEKIRAVAHTVISSAERTSLLAMRTSFYEIMQKRHRQPFRITPWATFGCSMVACAGLVMHGDGIECAAEAAPSVPMIASLGRGLESLRLTSQEVRQTKGQNVKEALRALMNSLKKSAK, encoded by the coding sequence ATGCTCTCATACCTGCAGGCCCTGTGGCCGTTCTCTGCCCTCCTGAGGGAGGAGGACGACCTACGCGCGTCAGCGCGGCTGATCGGGTCGCTCTCTGTGCCGGAGGAGACGAAGCAGTTCGTGCTCGCGCTCCGGGAGCCCGGCGGGTCGCCGCAGGACCGGCACCGGGACAGCGACGGCGTGATCTACATCCTCGCCGCGCAGAACCTGTCGGAGCAATCTGCCTCGGACGCCGAGCGCCTGATCAAGGAGGTGCGACCGAGGGCCGTGGTCACCCAGGTCGCGCGCCCGGCCCTTGAAGACGTCCGGATCGAGGAGGATTGCCTCGCCGGCAATGGAGGAGGGGGCATGCCGGTACCGGCGTCCCCGTTTCAGGTGATCAAGCGGTGCATCACGGAGAAGAGGAGCAAGGACCAGTACGTCAAGGCTGCCGCGTGCCAGGTCCTGCAGGAGATTTTTGGGGTCGGGTTTTATGGCCATCTGCTTGCTGCCAAGAGAGCTGCAGAGGAGACGGGTTCGTGTTTTCTATTGCTTGAGTCTCCGTATGAGAGGAATTGTGGCGGGGTTGGATCGGGCAGCCGGAATAGTGCTGCAGACGATAGCTCAGCTCAGCCATTACAGGCTAGTTGCTTGCTAGCTCACAACACCACGGATGATGACTCAGGTTTGCAATTGCAGGCTAACTGCTTGACCCCCAGGAGTGCCACTTCAATTGTGAGATCCCATGGTAGGAATATATGCCTTATGGATGATAATGGAGGACAACTGTTGAAGTCACTGGCACCAACTCTTAATTTCTTGATGTCCCAAGCAGTCTCATCCAATGCTGCCACTGAGTGCAGGCCATCTGAATGCAAGCCGACTGACAGATATGAGGCTCCACCATTTGCTCAGTCTGTCTACCCTTTACTTGCTGATCTTTATCATATATTTGTTGATATTCCATCGATTGGTAGGGCTACGGCTTCTGCTCAGAAGCTGCTTACTCAAGTTCACGAGGGGAAGCCAATCAGCAGTGATATGCTATCTGATGTGTACGTATTTAGAATTGCAATAGAGGCCCTCAGGATGGGTTTAAACAGTGCAGCAAGGTCCCATATTGATACCAGAGATAAACATGGTTCAAAAGATCTGGATTTTTCAGAACTCCAATCTGATGAGAAGTGCCACATTCTTCTTGTGCAAGCTCTCAGGAGTCAGCTAAGAGAGTTTGGTTCTGTGGTGGCTATAGTTGACGCGAGCTGCTTATCTGGAATAAGGAGACATTGGAACACCCCTGTTCCTTCAGAGATTACTCAATTGGCTAGCAGATGCTTCAATCACTATGGTGCTGAAAATGATGATAAAATTGAGGTACCTTCGGCAGACAGCACTGATAAAAAAAGTTGGATATCTGAGAAACCTGTGGTTGCTGTTGGTGCAGGAGGTACAGCACTCTTGGGCTTTTCATCATTATCAAAATCTATTCAGGCTTCCGCCTTCCTTAAGCTCGCCCCTTACAAAAGTCCAGTGGTTCTAAAGTATGGATGGATGCAGCTACAAAGACATGTTGCTATTGTATTAAGCAAGATGCTCCCTCATGGGGTTGTTACTGCTGGCTCGAAGGCTTCTGCTTTGCAGTTCACAGCTTCAGCAGAGAAGATCCGAGCGGTGGCACACACTGTAATATCATCAGCTGAGAGAACAAGCTTATTGGCTATGCGAACTTCATTCTACGAAATAATGCAGAAGAGGCATAGGCAGCCTTTCAGAATAACTCCTTGGGCAACATTTGGCTGCAGCATGGTTGCATGTGCTGGCCTTGTGATGCATGGAGATGGGATCGAGTGTGCAGCCGAGGCAGCACCTTCTGTTCCCATGATTGCTTCTCTGGGCCGTGGCCTTGAGAGCTTACGGCTCACATCCCAGGAGGTGAGACAAACAAAGGGCCAAAATGTGAAAGAAGCTTTGCGAGCATTAATGAACAGCTTGAAGAAATCAGCAAAATAA